The Drosophila bipectinata strain 14024-0381.07 chromosome 3L, DbipHiC1v2, whole genome shotgun sequence region CCGTCTATCTTGGCCATCAGATTTTCAGTTAAAACTTTTCGGCTCATAACTGTCAATCAGATAATCGACAATTTGTGGCATTGTTGTGACGGATTTCACCCATTGTGGCTGGGAATGGAACCCAGACGGCGGCCACCAGACGAGAGTGTTGACGGTTTGTGCGATGACtaggtctggtctggtctgagagggatttgtttgcatttgaaGTGAAATTACCGCAGAGCACGGCTTCTGTTCGAATGTTTGACTGTTTGAGTGTTTGGGTGGTTTAGCGGTGTTTGAGTGCCCGAGTGGTTTACGGTGGATTATGGTGGTTGTGCCTCCCGGTGATTAAGTGATCACGCACACCTCTAATGATTCCCCACACGCGGCACGCTCGATTACAATTGTCGCCTCAAAAGTGCGGCAGTGGCAATTAAAATGCTGAATTTGGCGTCATTTCATAATGGGATTGGTTGGGTCTGGGGAATCTTATAAATCTTTCGTACACTGAgactaattaataaatatactAAAACTTAAAGCTTGATAACTAGACACTTAACTATAAAACAttccttattttttataaattatttcttcaagtgcattattaaatacatttttgaaaactcaCCCGGTATACCAGGGACCCCGGGGACCGTACAAGAAACGCTTGGCGGTCTTCCATCGCTTCCGTATGTGACTGTCGATCGTTTTGTGATGCAGTGCCGCCGTCTGGAGGCGTTGCATCTCCTCCACCTGGCGCACCTTCCAGGGCATGTAGATCTTCTGCTGGAACAGACGCCGGTTCTCCGCCTGGTGGGTGGCACGCTGCTTGGAGGCCGCCTTGCAGGCCTCGTAGCACTCTGCCCAGAATCGATTGATGGGCTCCCACAGGTGGAGCTCGATGTCGCGCTGGTAGCGATCATATAGGGGTTTTACCTGTAATTATATGGATTATTTGATAAGTGCATTTAGAGAAATATATTGTTATTATATCCAGTTATAGTATTATAAATCTAAGACTATATTTAAGCCTTTGAAGACTGTGTagataattaatatattttatatctaTATTTTTCAGAGCCTTTCTGTATAGATCCTTAGAGatcttgtatatttttattgatccCCCTACccctaaattttattttaacaagaattaaataaataaattaatctCTTAgtactattttcttaaaaactatACCATCTTAAAACTCTTTTATAAGCCCATATAgccaattttattttgatgtaacattttgattgaaaagtttataaaatcattaaaaCCTCATAGATTAAAAGCCTATATTTAACCATAATTACCCCGAAATACAGTTtagtttctaaaaataaaaccttttaatatatttttatctcAATTAGAGACACATGTCGAGCATAATTTTCTCCCAGTCCCCTCATGTTCATGCAACGAAGATGAACGAGGCTGACGATTATGGCAGCTTGGATTTGTTTTCGCTTTCATTCGATTCCAGGTGCCGTCTTCGTGCGTGTTCGAGTTCCATCTGCTCCAGTGGAGATCTctacaccaccaccaccactgcTACTCCAGTCCCCGACCCAGTCACGTCCGGTCAGGTTCAAGTTCAACGTGGGCACAGGAAGCGATCGATTGCAGTTGGGAAACAGGTTTGACACGCTCCTCGATGGCGGATGATGGCGTTGATGTTTTGGGGGTTTACTTAACACTGATCCACAGGCGGATCTCTGATGGATCTCTGACTAACTTGGTGAAGGGAGCACGACGGGAGATTCTTTGCATAATCCCTCGAACACTTCAGCTCGTTCCAAGGCACTGGgcacaaattaaaatatataccaaATACTGGGTTTGGTGGGGGATTTGGGgggaaaaactaaaaaacaaaagagcgGAGCAAAATATTTCTGGTAAAatctccaccaccaccaggtGGGTGCATCGGTGGCGGAGACGACGACGCCGCTTTGTCATTCGAGCGACTGGTTCCAGCTGCGCCTCTTCGACGCTTCGAGCCACAAAACCAGACCACTTTCTTGGCGCTCAGCTCAGTTGCCGAAAGAAAGTCCGCCGAGTCGTGACCACCACCGGGAGCAGAGCACCACGAGGAAAATCAcagttttaaaaactaaacacAAACTCTACTAAACTCCACAAGTCTGCCACTCTGGATTCCGACTTGGATTCACAACTTCAGAGTCTCTGCACCGCCCGTGGAAAGTTGTTGATGTTCGCGTCGATTTCGGAATTTTTAGAGTTTAGTTCGCGTTTTGTCTAACCGCTCGAAATGTGCAATTTGTTGTGGCTTTCGGCCTGTTTTGTAAGCGATTAAATAATATGTGAATTAATTATGTTGTCTCGTGTGTTGCCAGAGGGGTAGTATCGTCACCTACCAGAAGGGCCTACCAGAAGTGATATGGGCTTGGTGGTCTTTTGAAAGGGGTTATAAATGGCTTAATATTTGGTATCTTTAGTTTAATATAGAGAGAGGTATATTGTAGAGGGGTTTTGGTTTAGTTTATCCTATCTAATAGGTAGAATCTTATCTCGAAGACTCTAGATAGAATGTCTAAGGAGCGGTacctacatatatttatatttcctTAGTGAAGGAATCCATTGGCTGGAAAAATATCTTCTTTGAAATAAGAGAACATAGATTTTCCatcattttaatagaaaaaccATCACTAAATTGCCTTAGCCTTTGGTATTGCCTTAGCCCCATCACTATATAGACTCATTTAAGAATTTGTAATATAATTTGTATCAAAAATCCGAGCCTTTAAAACTAAAAGTACATGAATGACAGTCTTGTTATAAACATAATTCTTtttccaatttaaaatttccataaatccattctttttgtttaaaactgcCTTAAATTAAACTTTCCAAACACTTGCAAGTTACTTGCCTCGAACCTCAATAGTTTAATTCAAGCCAATCCTAGTCCCAAACTAGTCGTTTGAAAAAATTGCCGCTTTCgtggccaaaaacaaagatgaagaaaaacaaagccaaaacaggCAGCTGCAATCGGTTTCGGGCTTACACCTGAACCTGGTGACGTTCAGGTTCAATGCTTGGCTCCTTCGGATGCCACTCCCCCAGCCACTCGCCTCCGAAATTCCTGCCAGTGGTTAGGATTGCGTGAGACCAGCCAGCCGGCAACAAAAAACGAGACTCCCATCGATGCAATTACGAGTACGAGGATTTTGGGCACCGCGACTCGTGACTCGATTGCCACTGGCGGTGGAGAGAAGGTGGTGGCAGCTATGTAACACTTTGTTATGAAGAAGCCTCTTACGGCCTAGGAGCCTCTCTGTAGGGGGCAGGCACTGAGGCGGAAGCTCTGGGAGCTGGAAAGTCAAAGGTTGCCCACATAAGACTCGGCGCACCGAGATGACAGCACTTAAGTCTCGAGCGGGGAGAAAGTTTTGTTGTCTGATGACATTTTTGCGGAAGATTAACCCACTCACCCTTTTCAACTCTGAACCCCTTTCCCTTTCCCAGGTGGCCGTCTGCCTGCCCCTCGCCCTCAGCGATGCGAATGCGAATGCCACTCAGGCGGAGCCAGTAGCTGCCAGACTCCAGGCGGAACCCAAGCCCCAGACGGAGCTCGCGCCCACGGCGGAGAAACTGATCCGGTATCGCCGCCAGCCACCCTACGGCAAGAGATCCAAGCTGCGCCGCCGGACAAAGGGTCCGCCCAAGATCAAGTACGGACCGCCGCCGGGTCCCTACCGGTATGCGAAACCCTCGTTTCCGGCCCACCACATCGAGGAGCCCAGCTTCTCCATCGAGGACTTCCAGAACCTGAAGTTCGATCCTGCGGACTTCAAGATACCCACCTCCAGCTACGAGGCGCAGTCCATGGATCTGGACTTCTACAACCATGACCCGGAACCCGATCTTTATGGGGCCCACAAGTTTCCCAGCTTGGATTTCGGACTGGTCACCACCCACAACGATCACAAGCCCCACCAGAAGTACGGGCTGCCACCTCTGACGCACAGTTTCCAGCCTCCGGATCACTCTTTCTCCTCCCACTATGAGCCGCCTCCAGCTCCGGCCCATCCGCCCTCCACGCGCTACGGAGTACCCTCGATACCGGCTTCGGTTCCCAACTTTTCGCACCAGGATCTGCCAGCTCCAGACTCCTACTCGATTTACGAGCAAAAGATTCCAAATGTGGGCTACCATCAGAACTTTGCAGAGCCACCGGCCAAGAAACCAGGAAAACATGGCTCCAACTTTGAGATTTCGTACTCTCCGCCCGCTTTCGAGATCAGCACTTCGTATCAGTCGAACCACCAGCAGAGCTACGTGCCGCCCAAGTCCCATGAGGGTAGCTTTGCAGAACCTCCTCCGGCCACCAACTATGTGAAGCCAGTGCAGCATCCTCCGGCAAATGGATATGGTCCACCTGCTACTAACTATGGTCAGCCTGCGCAGCATCCTTCCTCCAGCTACGATGCTCCTTCACATCCTCCATCATCGGGATACGATGCGCCTTCCCATCCTTCTTCATCGGGATACGATGCCCCTCCTCATCCTCCTTCATCTGGCTATGATGCACCTCCTCACCCTCCGTCTTCTAGCTATGATGCACCGCCGCAACATCCCTCCTCCAGTTACGACTCGCCACCTCAACACCCATCCTCCAGCTACGATTCACCGCCACAGCCACCAAATTATGACCAACCCTCCCAGTATCCTTCATCTAGTTATGATCAACCTCCCTCCCACACTTACAACCAGCCACCGCCTCCAGAAACCCATCCTATTCAAAACTATCCCCACAACGATTATGCCCCACCCACCCAGGAACTGCCTCTTAATCCGCATCACAAGTTCCCCAGCTTCGATTTCCCCAAGTCGAGCTACGAAGTGCCCATCTATGATCCCATTCCCTTCGAGGCATCCAACCGGGACGAGCAGGAGTCCTATCCACCCATACTTGCCTCCTCTCCGGATCAAAATGAGATAGCTAGCGATGCCCATGCGGCCGGTAGCTCCAAGAAGCGGAAGAGGAAGCGCAAGCCTGGCGCCGGAGTAGTGCCCGCCAAGCACACCCTGGATGTGCCGGAGCTCCAGCAGGCCTACGACGCGGACAGCCACCAGAGGAGCGAGTCGATCGAGCAGATAGATTCAGATGCCCACGCCCACAGCTCGCATTATGTGGAAAGAAAGCAGACCTTCTTCAACTTTGTGACGCCCAcgacatccacatccacaacAACTCCGGCTCCTTGGAGTCCGATGAGGGGCAGGAGCACCACCACAAGCACAGGGTTTATTCCCACCATTGTGACCAGCACTCCGGCGCCCAGAACCGCGACGATGCGAACCAGAAATCGCGGCAGCTCCAGGTATCGCACCACCCAAGCAGTTAGTCCCAGCCAGCCGGATCCTATCCACACCAGCGTCCGAATAGAGCAGTCTCACTCCCAGAGCTACTACGACGGCACCATTGCTCCTCCGACCAGGCAGCAGTTCTCGCCCAGCACCAGTGTGCGTGGCACGCGACCTACAAGACCGGCCTACGCGAGGACACCGCTGGCTCTCCAGCCGGCGAATCACGGAAGAGATGCATCGTCCCCGCCGAGAGTCACACCCAAGCGCACCACCAAGGGCGTCTTTGACACCACCTTGTTCAAGAGCCCGCTCAGCGACCGGGAGATGGAGCGGAATCTCCAGGGACTGCGTCAGAACTTGCCAAAAAACCACAAACTGTACTGACTTCCAGAGGGGAGTTCTTGGGAGGCGCATAGTTTATAAAGACTTGGTTAACTAGCACTAAGACTGGAGACTTAAGCTATTAATTTTTATCGCAACTTAGGCTaagaatgtttaataaattaatgatttttaaaaaaaattagaaaaactAAGAAGAAAATGATTAAAAACTAAGAGTTCATCCCAACACTCACCATGCGTTCTATAAAGTTCCTCCACTTCTTGCTGGTGCTGTACATTTGGAAGTCATTGAAGAAGACAGGACCCGCCGATGTGGAGGGCAAGTCCGGAAGAGTGGACTCCAGGTTGAAGGCCAAGCGACATTTCTCCAAAAGAGCCTTCATCACAGGCATCAAGAAGGAATACTCCTCGGGATTGCCCACTAAAATAATGGtaagttatttaaaaagtattaTAAGGATTATAGCCCTTAGCTCACCCTCAATGGCATTATCCAAGGCCCTATTGATGCTGTACAAGAGGTAGGACAGCTCCGCTGGATCCTCGGTGGAACGACTTTGAAGTATGGCATGCAGTTTGGCCGTGGCCATGGCCACTATTCCGGGATTCGGGTGATGAGAGCACTTGAGCAGCAGGCCCAGGCACAAGCGAATCATGTCGGACCAGTCGTCCGAGGATCCCTGCTGGAAGATCATCAGTGCATCGAGCAAGGCCAGCACACCGTCCAGGAGCTTAGTGGAGCACTTCTTGGACTCGTCCTCGTTGGAACCCAGCACCACCAGTTCGTAGACCATGCGCAGGATGTGCGAGGCGTTCTCCTGATTGACCAGAGTCTGGCTACCGTGCTCCGAGAGGTCGAAGAGCGAGGCCTGTACCGCCATTTCCAGGATGCGGAGACGCAGGGAGAGGTGCGAGGTAATCAGCTCATTGTTCAGAGCCAGCAAGTTGATGCAGCCCAGCACCTGGCCACGCTCTTGCCAGCAATGCGGATGATCGTTCGATATGCCGCGCCAGAAGATGTTGAAGAGGGTGTTTGAGACCAAGTACACCAGCTGCTCCTCAGTGTCCACGTCACCATCGGCCACGAAGTCAAAGGCGGAAGTACTCTTAAAAAGATAAAATGGAGTTAGAGTTAGAACCCAAAGAAGGTAAATATATTCACCTCCAGGGAGTCACTTTTCTTGGGAGCTCCATGCGGCGATTGCGTAGAACTGTCGGAGCTCAGAGATTCCTCGCGCTGAATCGACGGCGTCTGAGAACCACCGTCAGCGGTGTCTGTGGAGCTACCAAGAGTTAGTGACTCAAAGGTGTCCTGGATGTCGTGGGTGGTCTGCCGAATCACCGAGAACAAGCTGCTGGCATTTTCCACCACTGCCCCAGACACAGACTCGGCTAGCTCCTTGATTTCGCTTTCAATGACAGTGGCTGCCTCGGACACACTGGCCTGGATCTCGTTCAGTATAAGACCACTGTCGctctgctcctcctcctgctgctgttgctgcagctgGGCCAGTCCGATCTCCTGGTCCGAAAAGGTAATCAGATCGGCCTGAGCCAGGAAAGTGGAGTTATCCTCCAGTAAGACATCCATGTTGATGCCAAAACTGCGTCGCTTTTCTTCATCCGGCGGCGAGCTGGTGATGGGCTTGCGGATGAGCAGGCGGGCAATAGACTCCTGCCAGCCAGTCTGCTTGGCCATCGCCACCGTAGAATTTTGCTTCACGAACGTGGTCTGCAGCAGGCGCTTGGCGATCTCCAACTTCACGGGCAGGTCACAGGTGCTCACATGGTAGACCAGGAAGATGAGGCCCGCATAGTCTGGCTGCAGGCCCAGCATTTCATCCACCAAATGGAAGAGTATTGTGGAGCTCAGGGACAGGGGAGTGATGAAGGAGAAGAAGCCAGGAAACATGCTCTGCTCGGTGGCTTGGTCGTACAGTCGGAGCACTTGCTTGTACTTCTGGTGAACTCGCGATGTGGCCAGCAGTCCGCTGATGAACTGAACATGAAAAAGGATTCGTTAAAGAAATCAAGAAATTTACCACCAGGGTTGATTCTTACCCTAATCGCTGCCTCTTGGATCTGGTTGTTGTAGCTCTTGTCCACAAAAAAGTTGTATATGAGATTGGCGGACTGCGGCTCATGCAGGAGTAGCACCATCTGGTCCTTGCAGTTCTTGCCGCGCAGATAGAGAGTCATCATTTCCAGGAACTCAACCAGAACCACATCCTGCCTGACAGAAGCCAGAAACGCCACCATGGCATTCACCTCCTTGATGTTCACATCCTTCTGCAAGTAGAACCGGATGATCCCGAAGAGGGTCGCCCTTATGGTCTTGGCGTCCTCGTCGGTGATACTGTCCGGCGTGGAGTAGTACTGACGCACCACGTCCAGAACAAACTGAACGCCGTAGCGCCGCCGGAAGAACTTTCTGTCGTTCTTGATCATGGCGCTCAGGTACTGTACGTGTCCCAGGGTGATCTGAAACTGCAATCTTGACCAGATCGCAAAATCGAAGACTATGTGCGCGTAAAGAGCATCCAGAAGCTGGCCGCCAGCCTCCGATTTGTGGCCTTGCAGAGATTCCATTAGAAGGTGAGTGGCCATAAGAGCATTCACATCAAACAGAGCTGGTGGGCACCGTTGCAGCATGATGCCCACGATCGCCAGACACTCACTGGCCAGCAACTGCTCCTGGTTCATCTCGTGCTCATGGGTCAAGTAGCGGAGCAGGCACAGGAAACTGGCCACCGGATGCTGCAACATTTTCCACTCGGTGTACGAGTTCGAGGAGAGCATCTCCCAGTCGGTGAACTCCTCGGCCGTGGGTGTAGGAGCACAGGATGCATTCGAGTCCTCGCTGACACTGGCTATTGAGATGTCGGCCGCCTGTTCCGAACTCACCAACCTATGCAGGATCGGCAGTATGGCACTAATTCCTCCAATACTGTTGATGGTTTCCTGGATTTTCACAATCTTACAATGTCTAGCGTTAATCCTGCCTGGATATTTTCCTCCTGGTATCAAATCCTGGCAGACGCCATGCCAAACTGCCCCGGGCGCATAGCAGAACACAAAGCGAGAGTTCAGCTCCAGGAGATCGTTGTCCTGCGAGAAGATTGAGCTGAAGTTGGCCCCCGCATCGAAGATGGTCTTCAAGTTGGTGGTGGGCTCGGCTAGCAGGACGCCACCTAGATGACCATTGAGGCAGGCTTGCTCTCCGAAGACCGTGTCCTGCATTCCAATGGGGAAGTTCTTCACATTTGGATCAAAGGCCGTCTGGGTCCGCATGGGTAATGTGAAGTAGTTGGAAACCTTCAACAAAAAGTAAGGGATTAGGGTATATCTTCTTTTGAAGTAAGTTTCTTACATTTGCAGAAAGTGTGCGCTCTAGAAGACTTGGCAGCATCCCCTTGTAACCACTCGAGCCGCTCTCCTGAGAGGAAGACCTGGGCATGATCCCGGTTTTGGCCACTTCACCTGGTTGAGGCGGCGCCACCACCGCTCCAATGGAACAAACTGTAAAGGGCTCATTCACCGCCTGAACTTTAAGAGTGGCACTCAGCTTCTGGACAAAATCCACATAGATGTTGATCTGACTGTAGGAGAAGGGTCGCTTTGGTGGTGTTATGGCTACGGTGAGGTAATGCCACTGGCCATCCATCAGAGTCTTTGTGGCTGTGGAAGAAGTAAGATACTCGCGCCTGGTCAGGGCAGCCACAACCACATTGCCATTAGGCTGAACGAAAACCTCGAAGCCACTGCCACTGGCTGTCTGGAGCGTCAGAAGCATGCGACGATTGCTGGGCTGGTCCTTTAGCTGATTGAAGCGCACCAGGATGTGAAAGATGAAGCCATACGATCCGGAAATGGTCCAGTTGCGAATGTCAGGCACTCCAATGCCATCCGTCTGTTGTTCAATGGCAAAGTACTGCGAGCACGAGTTGCTGCCTCTTAAGCTCTGAAGGGCAATGACAACTAGGGTCTAAAAGGACAGACGTGATTAAAAGATGAATCCTAATCCTGGTATTTGTAGAGTTACCTGCTGTAACTGCTTGTTTTGCGGAAACTTTGTGCCTTGCCGTAGAAGGGCAAAGATGCACTTAAGTTCCACGGGAACTATGCTAAGTTTGCTCAGCTCCTCAATAAGCTTGATGAGATTCTGGACACAGTTTTCGCCCAAGGACTCTGCTTTCAGAAGGCAACCACATACTGCCTTGATTACGTGACTACCGCAAGCTAcagattttctaaaaaattaaatagataatgtttatttttgcagAGAATTTAAGTAAGCCACTTACGTTCCGTAGTTGTCTGTGCAGCCCTTGAGCACTAGGTTGGTTACATGCAACTGTTCCTGCTCCTGAAGCTCTGGCACCCAGTTTAGAAGCTCTAGCATTACTTCGGGCAGGAGAAGCAGGTGCTTCTGATCGTCATAGCCCAGCATGAAGCATGAGTCCAGCAAACTGACGGTGGGCGAACCAAAAGTTCTCAAGCTGGCAAAGACCTTTTCAATGCGCTCAGCCTGGCGGAGCTGATTGGCGGATTGTGGCGAGTTCCTTGTCAAAGTGGCCAAGGCCTCCATGGTGCTGCACAAGGAACTCGAATGAGAAATGTGCCAGGGCTTCAAGTAGGATAGATTAGTGAGAATATGGTTGAAGATTTATCGACTAACCTTGATGAGCTTCGGCAGGTTGGTTAAGATATCAAGTAGATTCGATTCTACAATGGCCTCACATGCAGCAAGAACAGTTTCGCTGCCCAAGAACAGTTTCACAGCCGCCACTGTGGATGAGAGGGCAGCCATGTCGATGGCCACATCCTGATCCGCATCGCTGGCTATGTCGAAGTTGGCGTCGCCGCTGTCAAAGTGCTTGGTGGCCAGTAGCTCTTGAAGAGCATCACAATAGAGTTGAACTAACGTAACTAGGTCTATTTGGCGCTGTAAGAAAAAGGAATATAATTAAGTAGAAAGTCCCTATATCAGCTACGATTACTTACTTCTTCTGGACTAGATTTCTGCAGGACGATGACCATCAGAGCATAGCAATTGAGGGCCACACAGCGCAGGCTATTGGTACTCTCCCACTGTCGCAGAATGCCCATGGTGATGGACACTGTGGCAGGGCAAATGGCCTTCATACCATTGCGCTAACGAACCGAAAAATACCATTTAAAGGCCAAAAGATTCACAAGAATGTTGACAGGAAAGTGGACAAGCAGTGGCATGCATGGAGTTCAGTTAGGGACAACAATGATTAGGACAATGGATGGTTCCACCACTCACCAGGTTATCACAGTCTAGAAGCAGCCCATCACCCGAGCAGGGGGCAAGTGAAGAATTGGTTAGAGCGTTAGTATTTCTATTTGTCAGGGTCGAGGTCGAGTTTAGAGTCTGCGCCACCTTTAGCTGCAACTGGAGAGGATCCAGACGCAACACCAACGaaatgaaacgaaacgaaagcGGACA contains the following coding sequences:
- the LOC108128335 gene encoding neurobeachin-like protein 1 isoform X1; its protein translation is MDNKKDIYNLWVQYTTKNDETYFREFVARFVAIWRSQLQLDFQAENCPLWNEVKTDSGPHLGRLPDELLPAIGKFIIVARDACDTVGVLEEEAIEQVAILIDCLVIVCRHFDNILAIIKYEYKPNLIAILTRVFKQQMSETQTTAATSHLFRSFSAFLEVMYDPYLTWRSFVRGHSADYSRLSYKPHSVHVEIVPFIYDCFQEEKLIRYAEIGESLLNILGAVICGSQLQLKVAQTLNSTSTLTNRNTNALTNSSLAPCSGDGLLLDCDNLRNGMKAICPATVSITMGILRQWESTNSLRCVALNCYALMVIVLQKSSPEERQIDLVTLVQLYCDALQELLATKHFDSGDANFDIASDADQDVAIDMAALSSTVAAVKLFLGSETVLAACEAIVESNLLDILTNLPKLIKPWHISHSSSLCSTMEALATLTRNSPQSANQLRQAERIEKVFASLRTFGSPTVSLLDSCFMLGYDDQKHLLLLPEVMLELLNWVPELQEQEQLHVTNLVLKGCTDNYGTKSVACGSHVIKAVCGCLLKAESLGENCVQNLIKLIEELSKLSIVPVELKCIFALLRQGTKFPQNKQLQQTLVVIALQSLRGSNSCSQYFAIEQQTDGIGVPDIRNWTISGSYGFIFHILVRFNQLKDQPSNRRMLLTLQTASGSGFEVFVQPNGNVVVAALTRREYLTSSTATKTLMDGQWHYLTVAITPPKRPFSYSQINIYVDFVQKLSATLKVQAVNEPFTVCSIGAVVAPPQPGEVAKTGIMPRSSSQESGSSGYKGMLPSLLERTLSANVSNYFTLPMRTQTAFDPNVKNFPIGMQDTVFGEQACLNGHLGGVLLAEPTTNLKTIFDAGANFSSIFSQDNDLLELNSRFVFCYAPGAVWHGVCQDLIPGGKYPGRINARHCKIVKIQETINSIGGISAILPILHRLVSSEQAADISIASVSEDSNASCAPTPTAEEFTDWEMLSSNSYTEWKMLQHPVASFLCLLRYLTHEHEMNQEQLLASECLAIVGIMLQRCPPALFDVNALMATHLLMESLQGHKSEAGGQLLDALYAHIVFDFAIWSRLQFQITLGHVQYLSAMIKNDRKFFRRRYGVQFVLDVVRQYYSTPDSITDEDAKTIRATLFGIIRFYLQKDVNIKEVNAMVAFLASVRQDVVLVEFLEMMTLYLRGKNCKDQMVLLLHEPQSANLIYNFFVDKSYNNQIQEAAIRFISGLLATSRVHQKYKQVLRLYDQATEQSMFPGFFSFITPLSLSSTILFHLVDEMLGLQPDYAGLIFLVYHVSTCDLPVKLEIAKRLLQTTFVKQNSTVAMAKQTGWQESIARLLIRKPITSSPPDEEKRRSFGINMDVLLEDNSTFLAQADLITFSDQEIGLAQLQQQQQEEEQSDSGLILNEIQASVSEAATVIESEIKELAESVSGAVVENASSLFSVIRQTTHDIQDTFESLTLGSSTDTADGGSQTPSIQREESLSSDSSTQSPHGAPKKSDSLESTSAFDFVADGDVDTEEQLVYLVSNTLFNIFWRGISNDHPHCWQERGQVLGCINLLALNNELITSHLSLRLRILEMAVQASLFDLSEHGSQTLVNQENASHILRMVYELVVLGSNEDESKKCSTKLLDGVLALLDALMIFQQGSSDDWSDMIRLCLGLLLKCSHHPNPGIVAMATAKLHAILQSRSTEDPAELSYLLYSINRALDNAIEVGNPEEYSFLMPVMKALLEKCRLAFNLESTLPDLPSTSAGPVFFNDFQMYSTSKKWRNFIERMVKPLYDRYQRDIELHLWEPINRFWAECYEACKAASKQRATHQAENRRLFQQKIYMPWKVRQVEEMQRLQTAALHHKTIDSHIRKRWKTAKRFLYGPRGPWYTGDLDEEFWKLSPHENVARMRLKLEPQLYPNKHENAANLRDNATSAYDTKEISEFDSTIKNAVVRDFLADDESSQLEEELKQLIDSQAQQDVALEKLVISQDCELITLMTKVKGRIEVNQSVFTFVDLSPPTEDGSKHDFRFSTNKIREVHLRKYNLRRSALEIFLVDQTSYFLNFTTKTRNKVFTKIVGLPLPNILYGSGRSPAELLRASGLTQRWINREISNFEYLMYLNTIAGRSYNDLSQYPVFPWILADYTSDVLDLTDPKSFRDLSKPIGCINPKNEAEVRSKYDSFEDPSGAIPKFHYGTHYSNSAGVLHYLLRVEPFTSLHIDLQSGRFDVADRQFHSIPQTWKLLMDNPNDVKELIPEFFYFPEFLKNMNKFDLGHLQITKEKVDDVILPAWATTPEEFIAIHRRALESEYVSQHLHHWIDLIFGYKQKGPKAAEALNVFYYCSYEGAVDLDKITNPVEREAVEGMINNFGQVPSQLLREPHPRRLTQDETCLKLLRAELRRPDLTQFLDKVVQYYCELSTPKDPIVYLSPPRSPPRSFLQLSPDVLVSVSKSSILGCNSWLSFDKDQGFLLEIDATTANLKNRKRVFGPYHPSQPPHSQLFAVSTDGKLLYAGGIWDNSLRVYNVNKGKALASVTRHLDIITCIALDNCGSYLVTGSRDCTCIVWSIQSNHQGGGPSTSNIPVHALQGQSHLQAITQLNTQNSYSPKPLTVLHGHDDAISSVAIYTELDLVVSGSLDGTVNVYTLQEGQFVRTLKPIGCTESCVQISFVTVSYHGHIAFSALDDTSHSVHVYSINGCSLGSKYVSGRVTGLASASDYLVVADDAGDITMSRLHGLKPVFDIPLHVPIQTVVVTPGNTHILAPLRDGRLAVIAVQLPSGGNKKHSVLNV